The following is a genomic window from Adhaeribacter radiodurans.
CTCCAGGGTGGGATACATGTAGAAAATACCGAACTTTGGATCTCCCTCCTGATTACGGGACTATTGATTCTTTTGGTGATAGTTGGTCCGGGTCGCTATTCAGTGGACAATAAGTTATTACGCCCGAAAATTCTAGAATCGACACCCTAAAAAGTCCTTATATTCATTGCTAAAACCAGCAACCCTTTTCCATGCAGAAAATAAAAGCATTGCTAAAACCATAATAATTCGTAATAATTTGCCTTTATGCTTCCACAATAAGATGATTTTACCAAATCACCTAAACATTGTTCCATTAACAACCTAGTTCAAGCGTCTGCTTAACCTTTTTAATTTGAAGAATTTCACCTAGTTAATAATATATAGTATTATTATCCTCTTAGGATATTTAAAATGAAACTCCCTGCCGCAAAGCGGGTATCTTATTTAATTTGTGTCGCCACAAGTGGTGGGGAATACCGTTAAATGACTAGCCTTATAACTACTTTTATGTTCAATAGGGCAATTTAACAATGGTGTGCGTAATAGTGGTTGTGCTTAGGATATTTTACTTTTTACTGGAATAATTTTCTATTAAAGTCTTTGCTTCCTCTGGTGTTAATGGCGAAACGCAAGCGTGCCGCGCCTCGGAGGGGTAACTTACATCTTCTTCCACTTTCCAGTGGATTAAATTAGGCGAGTAAGAAGCTCCAAATCGGTTGGTCATACAATAATTATAAAGCAATAACCACCCGAGCTTAACAAGATCTTTCATGACGGTAGGTCCCTCGATGATGACCGGCACAATTTGACCTTTGTTTAACGATCCTTCTATGATGCGGTAAGGTACATTCAAGTTCTGAGAAGTAGCCACGCGAATAGAACGCCTTTCTCCGGTTTTAACTCCAAATTCCTCTTCTTTATGGTAGAGGTACTACGTTTCTTTATCTTTAAATACTGTTCCATCTATGACAGAATAGGGCGGCGCAAAAAATACTTTAGCCGGAGTAAATGTTTTCCAATCCTTGGTTCTACAGGACCATAACCGACTTTCTTTCCAGCTCGCGTCTTGAAAAGAAGAAGACCAGATTAAGACGTGTTCTTGAGTAGTAACATCAAAAAAC
Proteins encoded in this region:
- a CDS encoding glycoside hydrolase family protein, with translation MATSQNLNVPYRIIEGSLNKGQIVPVIIEGPTVMKDLVKLGWLLLYNYCMTNRFGASYSPNLIHWKVEEDVSYPSEARHACVSPLTPEEAKTLIENYSSKK
- a CDS encoding glycoside hydrolase family protein, translated to MKEVRNEAGALAQNIWAPEWFFDVTTQEHVLIWSSSFQDASWKESRLWSCRTKDWKTFTPAKVFFAPPYSVIDGTVFKDKET